One Paenibacillus riograndensis SBR5 DNA segment encodes these proteins:
- a CDS encoding lysophospholipid acyltransferase family protein — protein sequence MIYVICRGLLRFIYAILFPLKIIGKENVPEEGGVLLCANHISLLDPMTIGIKLRRQVKYMAKAELFKVPVLGWLIDKLGAFPVKRGGVSKESIKTALNTLRSGHVMGIFPEGTRSADSGAAKKGAASFALRSGAAVVPAAIVGSYKPFRRMTVIYGAPIDLSSFAGAGSESLEEVTDVIMGRIREMAKTGKPTVN from the coding sequence ATGATTTATGTGATATGCCGTGGATTGCTCCGCTTCATTTACGCCATTTTGTTTCCGCTTAAGATTATAGGGAAAGAGAATGTGCCGGAGGAGGGCGGGGTGCTGCTGTGCGCCAACCACATCAGTCTGCTCGATCCGATGACCATCGGAATCAAGCTGAGACGCCAGGTGAAGTACATGGCCAAGGCGGAGCTGTTCAAGGTTCCGGTTCTGGGCTGGCTTATTGACAAGCTGGGTGCATTTCCGGTCAAACGTGGCGGCGTTAGCAAAGAATCCATCAAAACGGCCCTTAATACGCTTCGCAGCGGACATGTTATGGGCATCTTTCCGGAAGGAACACGAAGTGCAGACTCCGGTGCAGCAAAGAAGGGCGCAGCAAGTTTTGCGCTTCGCAGCGGTGCAGCAGTTGTTCCTGCCGCTATTGTCGGGTCTTACAAGCCTTTTCGCCGGATGACCGTCATTTATGGGGCTCCCATAGATCTCAGTTCATTTGCGGGTGCAGGCAGCGAATCTCTGGAAGAAGTCACCGATGTCATTATGGGACGCATTCGTGAGATGGCGAAGACCGGAAAGCCTACTGTGAACTAA
- a CDS encoding DUF2768 family protein — MDPMTKMWLSLVAILIMGLSVFLITFARSKTKGLVRGILSVIAFLIMLIGLLGGAASIM, encoded by the coding sequence ATGGACCCGATGACAAAGATGTGGTTATCCCTGGTCGCAATCCTGATTATGGGATTATCCGTATTTCTGATTACCTTTGCCCGCAGTAAAACCAAAGGCCTGGTAAGGGGCATATTGTCTGTGATCGCTTTTCTAATTATGCTAATCGGCTTGCTGGGCGGAGCTGCTTCGATTATGTAA
- a CDS encoding NAD(P)H-dependent glycerol-3-phosphate dehydrogenase — MSDKVTVLVAGSWGTALASVLAANHPEVYLWTRKPEQAAEINNSHTNQHFLPGITLPPNIIATTDMETAVKDSKAVVIVAPSSAMRQVAGALKPFWKEGMLCIHATKGFETETVKRMSTVISEELGCSEGEIVVLSGPSHAEEVVRLCPTTVVVASADEQRAAAAQELFINNDFRVYTNRDQVGVELAGALKNIIALGAGLSDGLGFGDNAKAALLTRGLAEISRVGVELGANPLTFSGLAGLGDLVVTATSKHSRNWRAGSMLGQGKPLAEVLESMGMVVEGIRTTKAAYAISLNLNVQMPITDQIYHVLFQGRTPRSAVEALMGRDRKTEMEAISQETWEQWHS; from the coding sequence TTGTCTGATAAAGTAACCGTGCTGGTCGCAGGCAGTTGGGGAACTGCGCTGGCATCTGTGCTGGCGGCTAACCACCCGGAAGTTTATCTGTGGACACGGAAACCTGAACAAGCGGCCGAGATTAACAATTCCCACACGAATCAGCATTTTCTGCCCGGCATCACGCTGCCGCCGAATATTATTGCAACTACGGATATGGAGACTGCCGTCAAGGATTCTAAGGCGGTTGTTATTGTTGCGCCTTCCTCGGCTATGCGGCAGGTTGCCGGTGCTTTGAAGCCATTTTGGAAGGAAGGGATGCTCTGCATTCATGCCACGAAGGGGTTCGAGACTGAAACGGTGAAACGGATGTCGACAGTGATTTCTGAGGAGCTGGGCTGCTCTGAAGGGGAAATTGTGGTGCTGTCCGGACCAAGCCATGCGGAAGAAGTAGTCCGTTTATGCCCGACTACAGTGGTGGTGGCGTCGGCAGATGAACAGCGCGCAGCCGCTGCTCAGGAGCTGTTCATCAACAATGACTTCCGTGTATATACGAACCGCGACCAGGTAGGCGTGGAGCTCGCCGGAGCGCTCAAGAATATCATTGCACTGGGTGCAGGGCTGTCGGATGGCCTGGGTTTCGGAGACAACGCCAAGGCAGCGCTGCTTACCCGTGGGCTTGCCGAAATCTCACGCGTTGGCGTGGAGCTTGGCGCCAATCCGCTTACCTTCTCCGGCCTTGCCGGTCTGGGGGACCTGGTGGTCACGGCAACCAGCAAGCACAGCCGGAACTGGCGGGCTGGCTCGATGCTGGGCCAGGGCAAACCATTGGCTGAGGTGCTGGAATCGATGGGAATGGTGGTTGAAGGCATCCGGACCACGAAAGCAGCTTATGCGATTTCGCTTAATCTCAATGTGCAGATGCCGATTACTGATCAGATTTATCATGTGCTGTTCCAGGGCAGAACTCCGCGCAGTGCGGTAGAGGCCTTGATGGGACGGGACCGCAAGACGGAGATGGAGGCCATTTCCCAGGAGACCTGGGAGCAATGGCATTCCTGA
- the plsY gene encoding glycerol-3-phosphate 1-O-acyltransferase PlsY codes for MAFELLVIVVSYLLGSVSFSVLLVRMLKGVDIRQYGSGNAGATNTLRVMGKGPAILVLILDVLKGIAAVWLGTWAGGWGTWVAVACGIAAIIGHNWPLYFHFRGGKGIATTIGVMATLVFWPALIAGIIAIASIFITKYVSLGSLLFVALTPVFLIFTGFTAPELWGSLIIAIFAFWRHRSNIVKISQGRENKIGSKVKEGNRVV; via the coding sequence GTGGCGTTTGAACTTCTGGTTATCGTTGTAAGCTATCTGCTTGGTTCCGTCAGCTTCAGTGTGCTGCTGGTACGGATGCTCAAGGGTGTTGATATCCGGCAGTATGGAAGCGGAAATGCGGGAGCTACCAACACTCTGCGTGTCATGGGGAAAGGCCCGGCGATTCTGGTGCTGATTCTGGACGTGCTGAAGGGAATTGCTGCGGTGTGGCTTGGCACCTGGGCCGGCGGCTGGGGAACGTGGGTTGCTGTTGCCTGCGGGATTGCCGCCATTATCGGGCACAATTGGCCGCTTTACTTCCATTTTCGTGGCGGAAAAGGAATCGCAACCACCATTGGCGTTATGGCTACGCTTGTGTTTTGGCCTGCGCTGATTGCTGGCATTATTGCCATCGCGTCCATTTTCATCACCAAGTATGTATCTCTGGGCTCACTGCTGTTCGTGGCGCTGACCCCGGTGTTTTTAATTTTCACCGGGTTTACAGCTCCAGAGCTGTGGGGCAGTCTAATTATTGCTATCTTTGCTTTCTGGCGGCACCGGAGCAATATCGTGAAGATCAGCCAGGGCCGGGAGAATAAAATCGGCTCCAAAGTCAAGGAGGGGAACCGCGTTGTCTGA
- a CDS encoding DUF3939 domain-containing protein — MSAIRRMKKQNFKGATVLLLVFLLLAGLLSGCMYPGKDQQTGSSYRESVKRVQEAVDDYQQQEGLLPILNADEATPRYEKFVIDLGKLHEMGYLDEIPAAAFEKGGSAYFLILDEETRPSVRLMDIVTVQKVNDVQRQINRYKSGHGGKLPAGDEIYPGLFTIDARQAGTGSITLKSIFSGQPLQFIMDKNGTVYADYGPDIRSAIDKNGVSPEANRDLRLQLEQASYYVPVKSLPYYWVEGQPVPQPPQP; from the coding sequence GTGAGCGCCATAAGGCGGATGAAAAAGCAGAATTTTAAAGGTGCAACAGTTCTATTGCTGGTGTTCCTTCTCTTGGCTGGCTTACTCTCAGGCTGCATGTACCCCGGTAAGGACCAGCAGACGGGTAGCAGCTACCGGGAAAGTGTAAAGCGGGTACAGGAGGCTGTGGATGATTATCAGCAGCAGGAGGGGCTGCTGCCGATTTTGAATGCGGACGAAGCCACACCCAGATATGAGAAATTTGTGATCGATCTGGGGAAGTTGCACGAGATGGGGTATCTGGATGAAATTCCGGCGGCAGCTTTTGAAAAAGGCGGCAGCGCGTATTTTCTCATCCTGGATGAAGAAACCCGTCCCTCTGTCCGGCTGATGGATATTGTTACCGTGCAAAAGGTGAATGATGTCCAGCGCCAGATCAACCGGTACAAGTCCGGGCATGGAGGGAAACTTCCAGCCGGGGATGAAATTTATCCCGGACTTTTTACAATAGATGCCCGGCAGGCGGGAACCGGCTCCATTACCTTGAAAAGTATATTTTCCGGCCAGCCGCTGCAATTCATTATGGATAAGAACGGCACCGTGTACGCTGATTACGGTCCTGATATTAGGTCCGCGATCGATAAGAATGGTGTTTCCCCTGAAGCAAACCGCGATCTCCGTCTCCAGCTGGAGCAGGCCTCATATTATGTGCCTGTGAAATCCTTGCCTTATTACTGGGTGGAGGGCCAGCCGGTCCCCCAGCCTCCTCAACCATAA
- the rpsA gene encoding 30S ribosomal protein S1: MSEETRNQETAANVENNEAVEATETVETAAEETNGATEAVAGNEEEVTSQEGLEIISLKKGDTVKGTIVKIEDNQAYVSIGYKYDGVIPIRELSSVQLDNAAAAVEVGQEVECKVVSINDNKESLVLSKRAVDSEKSWEDLEKYFASQEAFEVTVADVVKGGLVADVGARGFIPASMVERHFVEDFSDYKGRTLRVKVKELDRENSKVILSAKEVLEEEFEANKQKIMSELSEGQIIEGTVQRLTQFGAFVDVGGVDGLVHVSEIAWNHVEKPSDVVSEGEKVKVKVLKVDPEKGKISLSIKAAAPGPWDSAAGKINIGDVVTGEVKRLVNFGAFVELLPGVEGLVHISQISHKHIGTPHEVLKEGQEVQVKVLDFNPSEKRVSLSIKETEEAPAQAARPERSNNRDRAPKEVLNNPNVSLSNEGLSFTLAERFGDKLDKFKGNN, encoded by the coding sequence ATGTCTGAAGAAACTAGAAATCAGGAAACTGCGGCAAACGTTGAGAACAACGAAGCCGTGGAAGCAACGGAAACTGTGGAAACCGCAGCAGAAGAGACTAACGGTGCTACAGAAGCAGTTGCTGGCAACGAAGAAGAAGTGACTAGCCAAGAAGGTTTGGAAATCATTTCTCTGAAAAAGGGCGATACCGTGAAAGGAACAATCGTCAAAATCGAAGATAACCAAGCTTATGTAAGCATTGGATATAAATACGACGGCGTAATTCCGATTCGCGAATTGTCTTCCGTACAACTGGACAACGCTGCTGCAGCGGTTGAAGTTGGACAAGAAGTGGAATGCAAGGTTGTCAGCATCAACGACAACAAAGAAAGCCTCGTGCTTTCCAAACGTGCCGTGGACAGCGAAAAATCATGGGAAGATCTCGAAAAGTATTTTGCTTCCCAGGAAGCGTTCGAAGTCACTGTGGCTGACGTTGTCAAAGGCGGCCTCGTGGCTGATGTCGGCGCGCGCGGATTTATTCCGGCTTCCATGGTTGAACGTCATTTCGTAGAAGATTTCAGCGACTATAAAGGCCGCACACTCCGTGTAAAAGTGAAAGAATTGGACCGCGAGAACAGCAAGGTTATTCTTTCCGCCAAAGAAGTCCTGGAAGAAGAATTCGAAGCCAACAAGCAGAAGATTATGTCCGAGCTGTCCGAAGGACAAATCATTGAAGGTACAGTGCAACGCCTGACTCAATTCGGCGCCTTTGTTGATGTCGGCGGCGTTGATGGTCTGGTTCACGTATCCGAAATCGCTTGGAATCATGTAGAGAAACCTTCTGATGTGGTTTCTGAAGGCGAAAAAGTTAAGGTAAAAGTACTTAAGGTTGACCCTGAAAAAGGCAAAATCAGCCTCAGCATCAAAGCTGCCGCTCCAGGTCCTTGGGATTCGGCTGCAGGCAAAATCAACATTGGCGATGTAGTAACAGGCGAAGTTAAACGCCTTGTGAACTTCGGAGCATTCGTTGAGCTGCTTCCAGGCGTGGAAGGCCTTGTGCATATCTCCCAGATCTCCCACAAGCACATCGGGACTCCGCATGAAGTGCTGAAAGAAGGACAAGAGGTACAGGTTAAGGTTCTGGACTTCAATCCATCTGAGAAGCGCGTAAGCTTGAGCATCAAGGAAACCGAAGAAGCTCCGGCACAAGCGGCTAGACCAGAACGCAGCAACAACAGAGACAGAGCACCAAAAGAAGTGCTGAACAACCCTAACGTCTCGCTCAGCAATGAGGGACTCAGCTTTACGCTGGCTGAACGTTTCGGCGACAAGCTGGACAAATTCAAGGGCAATAACTAA
- a CDS encoding flagellar brake protein has translation MYPKINEYLYIQVASSDAAEAEVEYRSRIAEMEEEAFLIEIPMQEKNGRLKKLFIGDELSVYFLTEGGIKNYFNTHVIGFKEDVIRMVKIRKPAADSIFKIQRRSFLRVNAELELAVKDSLGGRFLVHTEDIGGGGTSFLSDAKTSMKIGDGLSCWVLINYRNGSTEHANFEGEIVRIKKLENGRSLVMLKFAEISDSERQKIIRYCFERQFDFRNR, from the coding sequence TTGTATCCCAAAATCAACGAATATCTATATATACAGGTTGCTTCAAGCGATGCTGCTGAGGCAGAAGTGGAATATAGATCGAGGATTGCAGAAATGGAAGAAGAGGCTTTTCTGATTGAAATCCCGATGCAGGAGAAAAACGGAAGACTGAAAAAGCTGTTTATCGGGGACGAGCTCTCCGTATATTTCCTCACAGAGGGCGGCATCAAAAATTATTTTAATACGCATGTCATTGGCTTCAAAGAAGACGTGATCCGCATGGTCAAAATAAGAAAACCGGCGGCAGATTCCATCTTCAAAATTCAGCGACGCAGCTTTTTGCGTGTGAATGCCGAGCTTGAGCTGGCAGTAAAGGATTCTCTGGGAGGCCGCTTTTTGGTGCACACAGAGGATATTGGCGGGGGCGGCACATCGTTCCTAAGCGATGCCAAGACGAGCATGAAGATTGGGGATGGGCTGTCTTGCTGGGTGCTCATCAATTACCGCAACGGCAGCACCGAGCATGCGAACTTCGAAGGTGAGATTGTGCGGATTAAGAAGCTTGAGAACGGCCGCAGTCTTGTAATGCTGAAGTTCGCAGAGATTTCCGATTCCGAGCGGCAAAAAATTATCCGTTACTGTTTTGAGCGCCAGTTCGATTTCCGCAACCGGTGA
- a CDS encoding HU family DNA-binding protein gives MNKSDLINVVTEATELPKKDATKAVDAVFEAITGALQNGDKVQLVGFGNFEVRERSARKGRNPQTGEEIEIPSSKVPAFKPGKALKDGIK, from the coding sequence ATGAATAAATCAGATTTGATCAACGTGGTGACAGAAGCAACTGAACTTCCCAAGAAAGATGCTACTAAAGCGGTAGATGCCGTTTTCGAAGCGATCACAGGTGCTCTGCAAAACGGAGATAAAGTTCAGCTGGTAGGATTCGGAAACTTTGAAGTGCGTGAACGTTCCGCACGCAAAGGCCGCAACCCGCAGACTGGTGAAGAAATCGAAATTCCTTCGAGCAAGGTACCGGCGTTCAAACCGGGTAAAGCTCTGAAAGACGGAATCAAATAG
- a CDS encoding 2Fe-2S iron-sulfur cluster-binding protein encodes MKRQKGWVVTFRPDGRTTEVMHGTPLLEAARKAGVALTTRCGGKAGCLMCKVKVEDQFAAGLQPPGDTERRKLGSLLVEGVRLACQAAVWSNVTVHIPEDPLKAAVRRRLEAARRGDEDELW; translated from the coding sequence ATGAAACGGCAAAAGGGATGGGTTGTCACTTTTCGGCCGGATGGCCGTACAACTGAAGTTATGCATGGCACCCCGCTGCTTGAGGCAGCCCGCAAAGCGGGGGTTGCCCTCACTACCCGCTGCGGCGGAAAAGCGGGTTGTCTGATGTGTAAGGTGAAGGTTGAGGATCAGTTCGCTGCGGGTTTACAGCCGCCGGGCGATACGGAACGGCGCAAACTGGGCAGCCTGCTGGTTGAAGGTGTCCGTTTGGCTTGTCAAGCAGCCGTATGGAGCAATGTGACCGTACATATCCCGGAGGACCCTCTAAAAGCAGCCGTGCGGCGCAGGCTGGAGGCAGCACGGCGCGGGGATGAAGACGAACTGTGGTAG
- the cmk gene encoding (d)CMP kinase yields the protein MDRQGAHTYDRINVAIDGPAGAGKSTVARLVARKLSYIYVDTGAMYRAVTWYMIREGIPAEEDQQVDLRVRDMVIELIPEQDVQKVLINGEDVTPHIRSLQVSGQVSQYSKIEGVRSRLSHLQRQMALRKGVVMDGRDIGTTVLPDAEVKIFMTASVEERALRRYKELKDAETVTLQQLEHDIAMRDRLDEGREISPLRRAEDAILLDTTHMDIHQAVEAIVSHCRSYVDGERNHL from the coding sequence TTGGATAGGCAGGGTGCACATACTTACGACAGAATTAACGTCGCCATCGACGGACCTGCCGGGGCAGGCAAGAGCACTGTAGCCCGATTGGTAGCCCGGAAGCTGTCCTACATTTATGTTGATACGGGTGCTATGTACCGGGCGGTTACCTGGTATATGATCCGTGAAGGCATTCCGGCTGAAGAGGATCAGCAGGTGGACCTGAGGGTCCGCGACATGGTGATCGAACTGATCCCGGAGCAGGATGTGCAGAAAGTGCTGATTAATGGGGAAGACGTGACACCGCATATCCGCAGTCTTCAGGTCAGCGGCCAGGTGTCGCAGTATTCGAAGATCGAGGGTGTAAGATCCAGACTGAGCCATTTGCAGCGCCAGATGGCGCTACGCAAGGGAGTGGTGATGGATGGCCGCGATATCGGGACAACCGTGCTGCCGGATGCCGAAGTGAAGATTTTCATGACGGCGAGTGTGGAAGAACGGGCTCTTCGCCGTTACAAGGAACTGAAAGATGCGGAAACAGTGACGCTCCAGCAGCTTGAACATGATATCGCCATGCGGGACCGTCTGGATGAAGGACGGGAGATTTCACCGCTGCGCCGGGCAGAGGATGCCATTCTTCTGGATACGACGCATATGGATATCCATCAAGCCGTGGAAGCGATTGTCTCCCACTGCAGATCTTATGTGGACGGGGAGAGAAATCATTTATGA
- the der gene encoding ribosome biogenesis GTPase Der translates to MARPVVAIVGRPNVGKSTIFNRLIGDRLAIVEDKPGITRDRIYGVSDWNGKSFSVIDTGGIEIDGEDAILKSIRVQAELAIEEADVIVFMCEAKSGLTNADEEVAQILFRSGKPVVLAINKVDNMKRTEDIYEFYSLGIGDPIGISGSHGTGIGDLLDAVTERLPEPVEEEYDDDIIRVALIGRPNVGKSSLVNAILGEERVIVSDVAGTTRDAIDTPFERDGQRYVLIDTAGMRKRGKVYETTEKYSVMRAMRAIERADVVLVVINGEEGIIDQDKHIAGYAHDAGKASIFVVNKWDAVEKDDKTMQNFENTIRDHFLFMSYAPVVFLSALTKQRLQKLLPVVQHVAQQHALRITTHLVNDVVSDAVAINPPPTDKGRRLRINYVTQVAVKPPTIVVFVNDPSLMHFSYERYLENKIRAAFNFEGTPIRLFTRRKSENEG, encoded by the coding sequence ATGGCAAGACCCGTTGTGGCCATCGTCGGGAGGCCTAACGTCGGTAAATCGACGATATTTAACAGGCTGATTGGCGATAGATTGGCCATCGTAGAAGATAAACCGGGGATTACACGTGACCGGATTTATGGCGTTTCCGATTGGAACGGCAAATCCTTCAGTGTCATCGATACCGGAGGAATTGAAATTGACGGTGAAGATGCTATTCTGAAGTCAATCCGCGTTCAGGCGGAGCTGGCGATTGAAGAAGCGGATGTCATCGTCTTTATGTGCGAGGCAAAAAGCGGGCTGACCAATGCGGATGAAGAGGTGGCGCAAATTCTGTTCCGCTCCGGCAAGCCGGTTGTTCTTGCAATCAATAAAGTCGACAACATGAAGCGTACAGAGGATATTTATGAATTCTACAGCCTTGGCATTGGCGATCCCATCGGGATTTCCGGCAGTCATGGCACGGGGATTGGCGATCTGCTGGATGCGGTTACCGAGCGACTGCCGGAGCCTGTGGAAGAGGAATATGATGATGATATCATTCGCGTGGCATTGATCGGCCGTCCGAATGTAGGCAAATCCTCCCTGGTCAATGCCATTTTGGGCGAGGAACGTGTAATCGTCAGTGATGTCGCCGGTACTACCCGGGACGCTATTGATACGCCTTTTGAACGGGATGGGCAGAGATATGTGCTGATCGATACTGCCGGAATGCGCAAACGCGGCAAGGTATATGAGACTACAGAAAAATACAGTGTGATGCGGGCTATGCGTGCGATTGAGAGAGCTGATGTTGTGCTTGTCGTCATCAACGGCGAGGAAGGCATTATCGACCAGGACAAGCATATTGCCGGTTATGCCCATGATGCGGGCAAGGCTTCCATATTTGTGGTCAACAAATGGGATGCAGTCGAGAAGGATGACAAGACGATGCAGAACTTCGAGAATACGATCCGCGACCATTTCCTGTTTATGTCTTATGCGCCGGTCGTCTTCTTGTCTGCGCTCACCAAGCAGCGTCTGCAGAAGCTGCTGCCGGTAGTTCAGCATGTAGCCCAGCAGCATGCGCTGCGGATTACGACGCATCTGGTGAATGATGTGGTCTCCGATGCCGTCGCCATCAATCCTCCGCCAACGGATAAAGGCCGGCGCCTGCGCATCAACTACGTGACACAGGTAGCCGTGAAACCGCCGACGATTGTGGTGTTTGTCAATGATCCTTCGCTGATGCACTTCTCCTATGAACGGTATCTGGAGAACAAGATCCGCGCGGCGTTCAATTTTGAAGGCACACCGATCCGTCTCTTTACACGGCGCAAATCCGAGAACGAAGGTTAG
- the spoIVA gene encoding stage IV sporulation protein A, translating to MEKVDIFKDIAERTGGDIYLGVVGAVRTGKSTFIKRFMETIVLPNITSEADRVRAIDELPQSAAGKTIMTTEPKFVPNNAVQIKVTEGLEVNVRLVDCVGYAVEGAKGYEDENGPRMISTPWFEEPIPFQEAAEIGTRKVIQEHSTLGVVVTTDGTIAEIPRHSYVDSEERVIAELKEVGKPFVLVINSTRPRSEEAQQLRSELAAKYDIPVMTLSAANMSEDDVTGVLREVLYEFPVHEVNVNLPSWVMVLGENHWLRSSYENSVRDTVKDIRRLRDVDRLVSQFTEYDFIERAGLSGMNMGQGVAEIDLYAPEELYDQVLMEIVGVEIRGKDHLLQLMQDFSHAKREYDRFSEALEMVKTTGYGIAAPSLAEMALDEPELIRQGSRFGVRLKATAPSIHMIRVDVESEFSPIIGTEKQSEELVRYLMQDFENDPIKIWESDIFGRSLHSIVREGIQGKIAMMPDNARYKLQETLGRIINEGSGGLIAIIL from the coding sequence TTGGAAAAAGTGGATATTTTCAAGGACATTGCCGAGCGTACCGGCGGAGACATTTATCTTGGCGTCGTCGGCGCGGTTCGCACAGGGAAATCAACATTCATCAAACGCTTCATGGAAACGATCGTCTTGCCGAACATTACGAGCGAGGCTGACCGGGTAAGAGCGATTGATGAGCTTCCGCAAAGCGCGGCAGGTAAAACCATCATGACAACTGAGCCGAAGTTTGTGCCGAATAATGCGGTGCAGATCAAGGTGACGGAAGGGCTGGAGGTCAATGTCCGGCTGGTCGACTGTGTGGGGTACGCGGTGGAAGGTGCCAAAGGCTATGAGGACGAAAATGGTCCCCGCATGATTTCCACCCCTTGGTTTGAGGAGCCGATTCCTTTCCAGGAAGCGGCGGAGATTGGCACCCGCAAGGTTATTCAAGAGCATTCCACACTGGGTGTGGTAGTAACTACAGATGGAACGATCGCTGAAATTCCGCGGCACTCTTATGTGGATTCCGAAGAGCGTGTAATCGCCGAGCTGAAGGAAGTCGGCAAGCCATTTGTGCTTGTGATTAACTCGACCCGGCCGCGCAGCGAGGAAGCCCAGCAGCTCCGCAGCGAGCTGGCCGCCAAATATGACATACCGGTCATGACGCTCAGCGCGGCCAATATGTCTGAGGACGACGTAACCGGCGTGCTGCGTGAAGTGCTCTATGAGTTCCCGGTTCATGAGGTGAATGTGAATCTCCCAAGCTGGGTAATGGTGCTGGGAGAGAACCACTGGCTGCGCAGCAGCTATGAGAATTCGGTCCGTGATACGGTGAAGGATATCCGCCGTTTGCGTGATGTCGACCGGCTGGTGTCCCAGTTCACGGAATACGACTTCATTGAACGGGCCGGCCTCAGCGGCATGAATATGGGCCAGGGTGTGGCAGAGATCGATCTGTATGCGCCTGAAGAGCTCTACGACCAGGTTCTGATGGAGATTGTGGGTGTTGAAATCCGCGGCAAGGATCACCTGCTGCAGCTGATGCAGGATTTCTCACATGCCAAACGTGAATACGACCGCTTCTCCGAAGCCCTCGAAATGGTAAAAACAACCGGCTACGGTATAGCGGCACCATCGCTCGCTGAAATGGCGCTGGATGAACCGGAGCTGATCCGGCAGGGATCGCGTTTTGGAGTCCGGCTGAAGGCTACTGCACCGTCCATTCATATGATCCGGGTGGATGTTGAATCCGAGTTCTCGCCGATCATTGGTACAGAGAAGCAGAGTGAGGAGCTGGTACGGTACTTAATGCAGGATTTCGAAAACGATCCGATCAAGATATGGGAGTCCGATATTTTTGGCCGCTCGCTGCATTCTATCGTGAGGGAAGGCATCCAGGGCAAAATCGCCATGATGCCGGATAACGCCCGCTACAAGCTGCAGGAAACGCTGGGCCGGATTATCAATGAAGGCTCAGGCGGGCTGATTGCTATTATCCTGTAA
- a CDS encoding stage VI sporulation protein F has product MSRDFSKDALNAINKKAGKNITEGAVKKLASTVKPGTTQNEAQLRQLIKQVSAMAKVPVSEATVQEIVNAVKKGGANSGTMESLMKMMMKK; this is encoded by the coding sequence GTGAGCAGAGACTTTTCCAAGGATGCATTGAACGCCATTAACAAAAAGGCGGGCAAAAACATTACCGAAGGCGCCGTCAAGAAGCTGGCCAGTACGGTTAAGCCGGGAACCACACAGAATGAAGCCCAGCTCCGCCAGTTGATCAAGCAGGTATCAGCAATGGCTAAGGTGCCAGTTAGTGAAGCTACTGTGCAGGAAATAGTTAACGCAGTCAAAAAAGGCGGCGCAAATTCAGGCACAATGGAGTCTTTAATGAAAATGATGATGAAAAAATAA
- the mtrB gene encoding trp RNA-binding attenuation protein MtrB: protein MTEKNNGVNPAPAGSDYIVIKAKENGVQVIGLTRGLDTRFHHTEKLDKGEVLIAQFTDHTSAMKIRGRAEIWSKHGQLESES from the coding sequence ATGACTGAGAAGAATAATGGCGTTAATCCCGCACCGGCTGGCAGCGACTACATTGTAATCAAAGCCAAGGAGAACGGCGTTCAGGTAATCGGGCTTACCCGGGGGCTGGATACACGGTTTCATCATACGGAGAAGCTGGACAAGGGCGAGGTGCTCATCGCCCAATTCACAGATCATACCTCAGCCATGAAAATCCGCGGCAGGGCCGAAATTTGGAGCAAACACGGACAATTGGAAAGTGAAAGCTGA